The following are encoded together in the Sandaracinaceae bacterium genome:
- the gdhA gene encoding NADP-specific glutamate dehydrogenase, with amino-acid sequence MTGKRPDDYDVDGFMERLQARTPGEPEFHQAVHEVLGCVFPVVKHVAAYREAAIIERLVEPDRVIAVRVVWLDDEGCVRVNRAWRVQFNNALGPYKGGLRFHPSVDLGQLKFLGFEQTLKDALTGLPIGGAKGGADFDPKGKSDAEVMRFCQALMTELFHYIGPDVDVPAGDIGVGEREIGYLFGQYKRLQDRFDGALTGKSTLFGGSVGRVEATGHGCVSFLAQMLEEHGKVLEGKRVAVSGAGNVSLHAAEKLLEQNAKVVTLSDTSGFVHAPKGLDEDQLDTIRERKAAGDSLSDIADGLDLKFEADARPWGVDCEIALPCATQNELERDDARKLAKAGCVAVAEGANMPTTPGAVDVLRDAGVLFAPGKAANAGGVAVSALEMSQNALGLPWSRERVERRLQEVMSAIHDRCVEHGRRDDGTIDYVRGANVAAFRRVADAMVAQGIV; translated from the coding sequence AGGTGCTCGGCTGCGTGTTCCCGGTCGTGAAGCACGTGGCGGCCTACCGCGAGGCGGCCATCATCGAGCGCCTGGTCGAGCCCGACCGGGTGATCGCGGTCCGGGTGGTGTGGCTGGACGACGAGGGCTGCGTGCGGGTCAACCGCGCGTGGCGTGTTCAGTTCAACAACGCCCTGGGCCCTTACAAGGGCGGCCTCCGCTTTCACCCGAGCGTGGACCTCGGGCAGCTGAAGTTTCTCGGGTTCGAGCAGACCCTCAAGGACGCGCTGACCGGCCTCCCGATCGGGGGCGCGAAGGGCGGGGCCGACTTCGACCCGAAGGGCAAGTCGGACGCCGAGGTGATGCGCTTCTGCCAGGCGCTGATGACGGAGCTGTTCCACTACATCGGCCCGGACGTCGACGTGCCCGCGGGAGACATCGGCGTGGGGGAGCGTGAGATCGGCTACCTGTTCGGGCAGTACAAGCGCCTGCAGGATCGCTTCGACGGCGCCCTCACCGGCAAGAGCACGCTCTTCGGCGGGAGCGTCGGGCGCGTGGAGGCGACCGGCCACGGCTGCGTGAGCTTCCTGGCGCAGATGCTCGAGGAGCACGGCAAGGTGCTCGAGGGCAAGCGGGTGGCGGTCTCCGGCGCGGGCAACGTGTCGCTCCACGCGGCGGAGAAGCTGCTCGAGCAGAACGCGAAGGTCGTGACCCTGAGCGACACGAGCGGGTTCGTGCATGCGCCGAAGGGGCTCGACGAAGATCAGCTCGACACCATCCGGGAGCGCAAGGCGGCCGGGGACAGCCTGAGCGACATCGCGGACGGGCTCGACCTGAAGTTCGAGGCGGACGCGCGCCCGTGGGGCGTGGACTGCGAGATCGCGCTCCCCTGCGCCACCCAGAACGAGCTCGAGAGAGACGACGCGCGCAAGCTCGCCAAGGCGGGCTGCGTCGCCGTCGCCGAGGGCGCCAACATGCCCACCACGCCCGGCGCGGTGGACGTGCTGCGCGACGCGGGCGTGCTCTTCGCCCCCGGCAAAGCCGCGAACGCGGGCGGGGTGGCGGTCAGCGCGCTCGAGATGAGTCAGAACGCGCTCGGCCTCCCGTGGTCACGGGAGAGGGTCGAGCGACGGTTGCAAGAAGTCATGTCGGCCATACACGACCGCTGCGTGGAGCACGGTCGCAGAGACGACGGCACGATCGACTATGTCCGAGGCGCGAACGTCGCCGCTTTTCGGCGCGTCGCCGACGCGATGGTCGCTCAAGGGATCGTCTGA
- a CDS encoding phosphotransferase family protein: protein MSEPTPPAHTKEVSERHSFDLTKLRAWMDDELENVGASLSVRKFRGGQSNPTFWVSDGTSSYVLRKKPPGKLLPSAHQVEREYRVLHALQTTSVPVARVYALCEDPSIIGTPFYLMEHVQGRIFWNVQLPELGRAARSAVYDELARVLAAIHTVSLDSVGLGDYGRRGGYVERQIQRWTEQYQKSATADVPAMNALLRWLPANLPEKDETTLCHGDYRLDNLIFHPDEPRCLAVIDWELSTLGHPIADLAYTCMLYDIQMPRVGGLLGVDFEKTGIPTEAEFVARYCELTGRDGVEDWAYYKAFGLFRLAAIAQGVYARSQQGNASSDDAAMYGAAVGHLASIACRLVGLSSR, encoded by the coding sequence ATGAGCGAACCGACCCCGCCCGCCCACACCAAAGAAGTCTCCGAGCGTCACAGCTTCGACCTGACGAAGCTCCGCGCCTGGATGGACGACGAGCTGGAGAACGTCGGCGCGTCGCTGAGCGTGAGGAAGTTCCGGGGCGGACAGTCCAACCCGACCTTCTGGGTGTCCGACGGAACCAGCTCCTACGTGCTCCGCAAGAAGCCGCCGGGGAAGCTCCTGCCGAGCGCGCACCAGGTCGAGCGCGAGTACCGCGTGCTCCACGCGCTGCAGACGACGTCGGTCCCCGTCGCGCGCGTGTACGCGCTGTGCGAGGACCCCTCGATCATCGGCACGCCCTTCTACCTGATGGAGCACGTCCAGGGCCGCATCTTCTGGAACGTGCAGCTGCCGGAGCTGGGGCGCGCCGCGCGGAGCGCCGTCTACGACGAGCTGGCCCGGGTGCTCGCCGCGATCCACACCGTGAGCCTCGACTCGGTCGGCCTCGGTGACTACGGCAGGCGGGGCGGCTACGTCGAGCGGCAGATCCAGCGCTGGACCGAGCAGTACCAGAAGAGCGCGACAGCGGACGTGCCGGCGATGAACGCGCTGCTCCGGTGGCTGCCCGCGAACCTGCCCGAGAAGGACGAGACCACGCTCTGCCACGGCGACTACCGGCTCGACAACTTGATCTTCCATCCCGACGAGCCGCGCTGCCTCGCGGTGATCGACTGGGAGCTGTCGACCCTCGGCCACCCCATCGCCGACCTGGCCTACACCTGCATGCTCTACGACATCCAGATGCCGCGCGTGGGCGGGCTGCTCGGCGTCGACTTCGAGAAGACGGGCATCCCCACCGAGGCGGAGTTCGTCGCCCGCTACTGCGAGCTGACGGGGCGCGACGGCGTGGAGGACTGGGCGTACTACAAGGCGTTCGGGCTCTTCCGGCTCGCCGCCATCGCGCAGGGCGTCTACGCGCGCAGCCAGCAGGGCAACGCGAGCAGCGATGACGCGGCCATGTACGGCGCGGCGGTGGGTCACCTCGCCTCGATCGCGTGTCGTCTCGTCGGCTTGTCGTCCCGCTGA
- a CDS encoding SGNH/GDSL hydrolase family protein: MSIRELRRALAGAALVLPVIGGFLQLGGYVGLAHATPLLSKDAAKQGPFAANRTAARALTRDTGADRAPTVGETYPHGRTQSPLTTAVAARLRAIAARGERNPHVFSKVGASATVNRNYLRCFAGDDVDLAGRDHLRATLEHFRAGQPNPFLRRSEAATVGWHAGRAVWGRHPPLNLEVRHADPRFAVVMYGTNDIELGRPEQYAELMLRLTHMLERRGVVPILSTIMPRDDDPDADEVVSLYNAIVRGIAQLRRLPMIDYHRELARLPDHGLASDRLHPNVHFDDGDPRGCDFSDLGLTHGYNLRNLITLEALDRARRVLLEGEGPLDAPAAAPSGRGTFADPIQAQLPFAHASDTRRAAQDAVDEYRGCDADQDESGPEVVYRVHLDEPAEITAMVVTEGAVDVDLHVMHAVDGAPACEARADGMLTVDLDAGDHWFVVDTFVSQGGVDQDATEHAGEFLFAAARTDRPSDPTPPAQ, encoded by the coding sequence GTGAGCATACGAGAACTGCGCCGGGCCCTGGCGGGCGCGGCGCTGGTGCTCCCGGTCATCGGCGGTTTCTTGCAGCTCGGAGGGTACGTGGGGCTCGCGCACGCGACGCCTCTCCTCTCCAAAGACGCCGCCAAGCAGGGCCCCTTCGCGGCCAACCGCACCGCGGCCCGCGCCCTGACCCGGGACACCGGCGCCGATCGCGCCCCCACCGTGGGAGAGACCTATCCCCATGGACGTACACAATCTCCGCTGACGACGGCGGTCGCGGCGCGCCTGCGCGCGATCGCCGCGCGGGGCGAACGGAACCCGCACGTGTTCAGCAAGGTGGGCGCGTCGGCGACCGTGAACCGCAACTACCTGCGCTGTTTCGCCGGGGACGACGTCGACCTCGCGGGGCGCGACCACCTGCGGGCGACGCTCGAGCACTTCCGCGCGGGGCAACCGAACCCCTTCCTCCGCCGGAGCGAGGCCGCGACCGTCGGCTGGCACGCGGGTCGCGCGGTGTGGGGCCGGCACCCGCCCTTGAACCTCGAGGTGCGCCACGCCGACCCGCGCTTCGCGGTGGTGATGTACGGGACGAACGACATCGAGCTGGGGCGCCCGGAGCAGTACGCCGAGCTGATGCTTCGCCTGACGCACATGCTCGAGCGGCGTGGCGTGGTGCCGATCCTCTCGACCATCATGCCGCGCGACGACGACCCGGACGCGGACGAGGTCGTCTCGCTCTACAACGCGATCGTGCGCGGCATCGCGCAGCTGCGTCGCCTCCCGATGATCGACTACCACCGCGAGCTGGCGCGCCTGCCCGACCACGGCCTCGCGTCGGATCGACTTCACCCGAACGTGCACTTCGACGACGGCGACCCGCGCGGGTGTGACTTCTCCGACCTCGGCCTCACCCACGGCTACAACCTGCGCAACCTCATCACCCTCGAGGCGCTCGACCGCGCGCGGCGCGTGCTGCTCGAGGGTGAGGGCCCGCTCGACGCGCCAGCCGCGGCGCCTTCGGGTCGAGGCACCTTCGCCGATCCGATCCAGGCGCAGCTGCCCTTCGCGCACGCGAGCGACACGCGCCGCGCGGCCCAGGACGCCGTGGACGAGTATCGGGGCTGTGACGCCGACCAGGACGAGAGCGGCCCCGAGGTCGTCTACCGCGTCCACCTCGACGAGCCGGCCGAGATCACCGCCATGGTCGTCACCGAGGGCGCGGTCGACGTCGACCTCCACGTCATGCACGCCGTCGACGGCGCGCCCGCGTGCGAGGCGCGGGCCGACGGAATGCTCACCGTCGACCTCGACGCCGGCGATCACTGGTTCGTCGTCGACACCTTCGTGAGCCAAGGCGGCGTGGACCAAGACGCCACCGAGCACGCCGGCGAGTTCCTCTTCGCCGCCGCCCGCACGGACCGCCCCAGCGACCCCACCCCGCCCGCGCAATAG
- a CDS encoding HAMP domain-containing sensor histidine kinase encodes MLSRLAHDIRSPLGLLSGALDEIQEDLAAQLDPSQKRMFELAERGLGRLRRMADVLSTAAELDSGGLMLDRGEIELARVVSDVVQKLDRVDPRRSVEVEVEIESGVTASLDGVRADEALSELIGQARRGARSNVRISFEDEGESLVLRIEDDGDGWSQMDADNAFNRLYEPKDRRGTGLGLSVARDLVRAHGGDVTIERSSLPASRPGRTGGCFVVRFPA; translated from the coding sequence TTGCTGTCGCGTCTCGCGCACGACATCCGGAGCCCGCTCGGGCTCCTCTCGGGTGCGCTGGACGAGATCCAGGAGGACCTCGCGGCCCAGCTCGACCCTTCGCAGAAGCGGATGTTCGAGCTCGCCGAGCGAGGCCTCGGGCGACTCCGGCGAATGGCGGACGTGTTGTCCACCGCCGCGGAGCTGGACTCGGGCGGGCTCATGCTCGACCGGGGTGAGATCGAGCTCGCGCGCGTCGTGAGCGACGTCGTACAGAAGCTCGACCGTGTCGACCCTCGCCGCAGCGTGGAGGTCGAGGTGGAGATCGAGAGCGGCGTCACCGCGAGCCTCGACGGAGTCCGCGCGGACGAGGCGCTCAGCGAGCTGATCGGCCAGGCGCGTCGCGGCGCGCGCTCCAACGTCCGCATCAGCTTCGAGGACGAGGGCGAGTCTCTCGTGCTCCGCATCGAGGACGACGGGGACGGATGGAGCCAGATGGACGCAGACAACGCGTTCAATCGGCTCTACGAGCCCAAGGACCGTCGCGGCACGGGCCTCGGCCTGTCGGTCGCGCGCGATCTCGTGCGCGCCCACGGCGGGGACGTGACGATCGAGCGATCGTCTCTCCCCGCGAGCCGCCCCGGCCGCACCGGCGGCTGCTTCGTCGTCCGCTTCCCCGCCTGA
- a CDS encoding sigma-54 dependent transcriptional regulator — protein MDRPDRTSTVKGNGRVLVVDDDQSTCELIAAGLEKHGFEVEWYTRAKDALETVQDTTYDLVLTDLLMDDMGGLEVCERVVGTKPDLPVVLVTGHGTMEKAVGAIRVGAYDFITKPIDMKLLALTVSRGVQHHRLRDEVRRLRSAVEESKGFEKLIGKSSAMRKVYDLVERLAETDASVLITGESGTGKELVAKAIHERSVRADEPFVAINCAAVPATLIESELFGHAKGAFTDAKGTREGLFSRANGGTLFLDEIGELPMEVQPKLLRALQERKVRPVGSNDEIPFDARVIAATNRDLEAEIKRGDFREDLYYRINVVRVPVPPLRERGGDILMLAQAFVERFGSRFHKDVDGIATPTAKKLMAYDWPGNVRELENCVERAVALTRFDKLTVEDLPENVRAYKASRFVMDAEDPQELLTMHELEKRYIHRVLSLVEGNKSRAARILGLDRRTLYRKLERYDKEDS, from the coding sequence GTGGATCGACCCGATCGCACGTCGACCGTGAAGGGAAACGGGCGAGTCCTCGTCGTCGACGACGACCAGTCGACGTGTGAGCTCATCGCCGCGGGCCTCGAGAAGCACGGCTTCGAGGTCGAGTGGTACACGCGCGCCAAAGACGCGCTCGAGACGGTCCAGGACACGACCTACGATCTCGTCCTGACCGATCTGCTCATGGACGACATGGGCGGGCTCGAGGTGTGCGAGCGGGTCGTCGGCACGAAGCCCGACCTGCCCGTGGTGCTCGTCACCGGTCACGGCACGATGGAGAAGGCGGTCGGCGCGATCCGCGTCGGCGCGTACGACTTCATCACCAAGCCGATCGACATGAAGCTCCTCGCCCTGACGGTCTCGCGTGGCGTGCAGCACCACCGCCTGCGCGACGAGGTGCGACGGCTGCGGAGCGCGGTCGAGGAGTCGAAGGGCTTCGAGAAGCTCATCGGCAAGTCGAGCGCGATGCGCAAGGTCTACGACCTGGTGGAGCGCCTCGCCGAGACCGACGCGTCCGTGCTCATCACGGGCGAGTCCGGCACCGGCAAGGAGCTGGTCGCCAAGGCGATCCACGAGCGGAGCGTCCGCGCGGACGAGCCCTTCGTGGCCATCAACTGCGCGGCCGTGCCCGCCACCCTCATCGAGTCGGAGCTCTTCGGTCACGCGAAGGGCGCCTTCACGGACGCGAAGGGGACGCGCGAGGGTCTGTTCTCCCGCGCGAACGGCGGCACGCTCTTCCTCGACGAGATCGGCGAGCTCCCGATGGAGGTGCAGCCCAAGCTGCTGCGCGCCCTGCAGGAGCGGAAGGTCCGGCCCGTCGGATCGAACGACGAGATCCCCTTCGACGCGCGCGTGATCGCGGCGACGAACCGCGACCTCGAGGCGGAGATCAAGCGCGGCGACTTCCGCGAAGACCTCTACTACCGCATCAACGTCGTGCGGGTCCCCGTGCCCCCGCTGCGTGAGCGCGGCGGCGACATCCTCATGCTCGCGCAGGCCTTCGTCGAGCGCTTCGGGAGCCGCTTCCACAAGGACGTGGACGGCATCGCGACGCCGACGGCCAAGAAGCTCATGGCCTACGACTGGCCGGGCAACGTGCGCGAGCTCGAGAACTGCGTCGAGCGCGCGGTGGCGCTGACTCGCTTCGACAAGCTCACGGTCGAGGACCTCCCGGAGAACGTGCGCGCCTACAAGGCGAGCCGCTTCGTGATGGACGCGGAGGACCCGCAGGAGCTGCTCACGATGCACGAGCTCGAGAAGCGCTACATCCACCGCGTCTTGTCGCTCGTGGAGGGCAACAAGTCGCGCGCGGCGCGTATCCTGGGCCTCGACCGCCGGACCCTGTACCGGAAGCTCGAGCGCTACGACAAGGAAGACAGTTGA